From the genome of Synergistaceae bacterium, one region includes:
- a CDS encoding HindIII family type II restriction endonuclease gives MFNDIIAIINNSGAKTFDELSNELEICINSDKDFIDILRQIGIIPESIAHDSTEEKLFAKASDIVLSRAFRELGLKSIILHERGDSADVIAGSKFFNYTLVADAKAFRLSRTAKNQKDFKIYALSAWKKDNDFAVLCAPYFHYPAKTSQIYSQSLINNVCLLSWEHLIFMIEYGLRENADLNLSEIWNFCDKFAAKVLVSDMKKNFISGFNNFLADFMNLDSKNFIDSLHSQIAAIRQRSKCEKFFWLDEIAKINNYSREQAINELIKSLKIYEKIKQIDSFIRTLS, from the coding sequence ATGTTCAATGATATTATAGCAATAATAAATAATTCAGGCGCAAAAACTTTTGATGAATTATCAAACGAATTAGAGATATGTATAAATTCTGATAAAGATTTTATTGATATATTACGTCAAATTGGTATTATTCCGGAATCTATAGCGCATGACTCGACCGAAGAGAAATTGTTTGCAAAGGCTTCTGATATTGTGTTGTCCCGTGCATTTCGCGAGCTTGGCCTAAAATCTATAATCTTACATGAGCGCGGCGACTCTGCTGATGTCATTGCAGGATCAAAATTTTTTAATTATACCCTTGTTGCAGATGCAAAGGCTTTCAGGTTAAGCAGAACAGCAAAGAATCAGAAAGATTTTAAGATTTACGCCTTATCAGCATGGAAAAAAGATAATGATTTCGCGGTCTTGTGTGCGCCTTATTTCCATTATCCCGCTAAAACTAGTCAGATATATTCGCAGTCTCTGATAAATAATGTATGTCTCTTGAGCTGGGAGCATTTAATTTTTATGATAGAGTACGGACTCAGGGAAAATGCTGATTTGAATCTCTCTGAAATATGGAATTTTTGCGATAAATTTGCTGCTAAAGTTTTAGTTTCTGACATGAAGAAAAATTTTATTTCCGGCTTTAATAATTTTCTTGCGGATTTTATGAATCTTGATAGCAAAAATTTTATTGACTCCCTTCATTCACAAATAGCAGCTATAAGACAGCGCAGTAAATGTGAAAAATTTTTCTGGCTCGATGAAATTGCAAAAATAAATAATTACTCACGCGAGCAGGCAATAAATGAGCTTATAAAATCGCTAAAAATTTACGAGAAAATAAAGCAAATAGACTCTTTCATAAGGACTCTATCATAA
- a CDS encoding YitT family protein produces the protein MNIGIKKFFRAFFAVIFDAIKQDWKGVIVIIFASLLQAFAVNYFTLHYRFPDLGVSGIAVLTNYLFGISPNWVILTGNILLVAWAWRDLTVRFLALTLTAIFTFSTGLQIFANFPLPLPDDKFMATVITGLMKGFAGGLMLNVGGSGGGTDIVGVALRRRYGIEIGRFSIILNLVIISLSIGVIGLEAAVYGIVGLYVNGVTVDNINRSFDKRKQAFIITNIPDEVSKFINNLGKGVTRLEGKGGYTGQDRPVLITLLEPRHVIMLKRFLRDHDQNAFVSICDASEVLGRGFKSWRSL, from the coding sequence ATGAATATAGGTATTAAAAAATTTTTTCGGGCATTCTTCGCCGTTATATTTGACGCGATAAAACAAGATTGGAAAGGAGTTATTGTAATAATTTTCGCGAGTCTCCTTCAGGCATTTGCTGTAAATTATTTCACTCTTCATTATAGATTTCCTGACTTGGGCGTATCTGGTATTGCTGTATTGACAAATTATTTATTCGGGATTTCGCCAAACTGGGTAATCTTGACGGGAAATATTTTATTAGTTGCGTGGGCTTGGCGTGATTTAACTGTTAGATTTCTTGCGCTGACTCTTACTGCGATATTTACATTTTCGACGGGCCTGCAGATTTTCGCGAATTTCCCTCTGCCTTTACCCGATGACAAATTTATGGCAACTGTTATAACGGGACTGATGAAGGGCTTTGCGGGCGGATTAATGCTCAATGTCGGAGGCTCTGGAGGCGGCACAGATATAGTCGGTGTTGCACTTCGCAGACGTTACGGAATAGAAATCGGGCGCTTCTCTATAATTCTGAATCTCGTAATAATTTCGCTGTCGATAGGCGTTATAGGTCTTGAAGCAGCTGTTTACGGCATTGTCGGACTCTACGTGAACGGCGTAACAGTTGATAATATTAACCGCAGCTTTGACAAACGCAAGCAGGCATTTATCATTACAAATATTCCCGATGAAGTCAGCAAATTTATAAATAATTTAGGCAAAGGAGTAACGCGACTCGAGGGCAAAGGAGGCTACACAGGCCAAGATAGACCGGTTTTGATTACGCTTTTAGAGCCTCGACACGTAATAATGTTAAAGCGATTCTTAAGGGATCACGACCAGAATGCATTTGTATCAATTTGCGACGCGTCAGAAGTACTCGGAAGGGGATTTAAGAGCTGGCGTTCATTATAA